The window TCTGCTAGCACTACTACTACTTCCAagaaggtgttttttttttcttttttttttctgataaacTACTACCGAGAAGGTTTTCTTGCAAGTTTGCTGATCTACAAATATATGCTGGGATCTAACATTGTATGCATGACCAACATGCGGTTGACCTAGGAAAGGAAGCATCCCATTCCTGTTTTGATGCTTGGTTAATCCAGTGGTCTCCATGATATATGAAGCACTGGATGCTTCCAGTCTCTTCCAACAACTCTTATTATTCCAAATCTCCAAACAGTGGTCATCATCCCCAAAAACTTACTGTGGCAGCCTCCTCCTCTCTGCCCCCTCCCCACAGCATGTCCATATTGTATTGTTTTGCAAGCATGATTCATGCAATTTAGTTACATATAgcctaaaatttgaaattgtaaaaatattattaaaatcaacaaatagTAAAAACAAGCATGAAAAACAAGTTGTATGAGCCTTGTCAACCAAGGTATTATGAAAGTGCGAATATTCGAATATGTGTTGGCATGTGGGATGTGTGTCAAACAAGGCCCTTGCTTACTTTTTGAAGCTTGAGGTGAGGCCCCAAATAGCTTTTTAGAACCTTGATCATGGGTATGCATTGTGCTTTGGGCACTGTACTCAATGACATTACAGTAGTATCTTTTTTGCTTCttgaaattaaactttttatatgTTAGAGAATGGTGCATGCacatgattataattttttatttttttggtaatggGAAATCTACCCATGACAAGATATTTATTCTAACTGTTTGCTAAGCAAACCTTGGGTGATATGGGCATGCTTGTTTACACTACATTACTTAGATGATAAGGAGGCtcaaatttagaattcattGCCAATGGTCACTATCAGCTACACTCTGGTGGTTGCACATGATTATTACATGTTTATGACTATAATTGTAgagaagttttaaaattttggtggATTTTCTTATGCATCATGCTCCTATACTTTGGGAGTGGCatgcatatttttatttatttgttccaTGACTTTGCCTCAAGTGTAGGGTGTAAAAACATCATTGAATCATCTGTTTTCCTCTTGGGTTTAATATTTTGACTTGTATTTGTGGCATCATTTGCAGTGAAACTGTCGCAACGgaaaaaatattgacaatagGCACAAGTGATGGTATTACTTCATCATCGCAACCTTCTTCGGGATTCCAATCGGCCTGGTTGGGTGTGCCTGGCCATGTATCAATGGCTGACATTGTTAAGAAGGGCAGGCCACATGGCAAGGCTTCAGCCACACCAAACACCTCTTACCCAAATGTTACTAATCACCAAGTTTTGGCACCTTCATCAACTGCATTACATCATGATCTGCACTCATATGATCATGTTTCTAAGGTTTCGGACATGAACCCTGAGCCAGGTATTGCTGCAAAACAGAATGTTCCTCCCAACGATGAATGGCCTTTGGTTGAGCAGCTACCATCTGCTAGTGTGTCCTCTCTCTTGGAGCCTTCTGCAGATTCTCAGCCTTTTACAGATCAGTCAAACTTACCCCTGGATAGTAATCAGCATATAAATCCCCAGTTGGATGAGGCTCAGGACGAGGATGACAGTAGTGATGAAAATCTTAATGAAGACCATGTTATATCTGCTTCTGTGTCCAGTAGAAAGATACAGGAAGACAATTCGGGAGGTGCATCTCTTTTTGATAATGACTTGTATGAGAACATGGGTTCCTATCAGCCTCACAGGCACGCATTTGAGCACCATGAAGGTGACTCTGATTCTTTGCATTTGACTTTGGCCTGCGATATATACAGATTCaaaatatacttaaaatataatacatattttgCATTTTTGTCACATTCAACAATTGATATGAAGGATACGTGGAACAAAAGTTTCAACACCTTTCTGAAAAATTGTTTGACTCATATCTATTGATTGAAACCATATATGCCAATTACGTAAAGAAATTAGCATTTCTTCATTTTATGAATTCCTGAATGTTTATTCGCTTCTTTTTCCCCACCTTGGAATTTGTGGTACCTTACATttgtcttttccaaatcatTGTGGTTCAGCTGAAGATGTTGGTGTACCAGTGTCATCAGTGGCTACAAACATGCAGGAACTAACTTTACAGGAGGACCCAAGGCCAAAACCTGAAGAGGATGACCATTCTGTAATAATTCCAAATCATCTGCAAGTCCAACATGCAGACTTCTCACACTTGAGCTTTGGTAGTTTTAGATCTGGTATCAGCTCTTCTTTTTCTGGGCCGTTTGCATCTAGGTCTGTGAAAAATAGCTTGGAAGATGCATCTACAGTGGCAGATACCCCAGTTGGGCACTCAGAAACTAGGTATGTCCTAATACATTATAAGTGCCTGTAACTTGTTGATGGTTTATAATCATCTAATAAATTTCTCTTTCCTTGCAGAAATCCTGACTACTATGAGGATGAGCATCTCAGAACTACCTCAGATGGAAATATGGCTCATAGAACTGCTGCAATTGCTGGGAGTTATGATTCACCTTCAGCTTCGCAACCAGAGGCATTGAAACAGGAAGCCTCTGAAGCTGCACAGGGAAATCAATACAACTTTCCTTCATCTGCTTCTGGTTATACTTTTGAAACCTCTCAACAGTTGAATCCTGCATTCCCTCATTCACAGACTAGCTCTCAGATGCAGAATCTTGCTCCTTTTTCGAGTGTAATGGTAATGACAAACTACAAACTTCCACTATTCCAGGTTTTTCGGAATCAATTATTTTTGTTCtgattatttcagttattttaaaacttatatattggTTAACTAAATGGAACTTTTTGTGTGTGaactttaaaacatttttgcTGGTCATTTTTAAAGAGAGTTAATGTTTTGTAAGTGAAAGAAAGTTCTATTATAAAACCTTGACTAAGTTTCAAAATGTCAAGGTACTGATTTGAATGCTAGTTTTACCTAAATTGTGAAAATTTTGGGAAATATTGGGGACATGCCAAAAATTCACTTGAAACTTTTGGCCTACTTGGATGGATATTAATGTATGCTTTGTTCACAAATGCTTGTGTATTTAAGTAGAAGTTTTTGTGGGCAGAAATTCTCTTTGATTGGTTGTATGATATATTTCTATGGAAGATAACATATGATATTAGTAGTAGATAATTGTTTTATTATCACTTTGTGAGGTCGATATGGTTGCTTGTGGTGCAGATATGACATATTATCACAATGACTTTCTAAATCCAGGATAGAGGAACATGGCTTTGTAATTCTAATTTGTGTATCTATTTTATGAAGCATGTCTTTTATCTGGGACTGTGTTTGTGACTTGTATTGTATGTGGATAAACAGtatatattttccttcattattgattctaaactttatttttaattgttaataaGGTTGTACTAAAAGAATGGAAACATTATTAAATGGCTACTTGTTTTAACATGAACGGTAAAAGATAATATTATATAACCATTAAATAATATCCTCAAAAGCCTCAATACTATCATAGTTTATCTAATAGTGAAGAAGCTGAAATGTACTGGCACATCGTAAAAGGGAAATCTTTTACCGGTTTTCCAAGCATTTTGGAAGTAAATTAAGGTTGATGTATTTGTGTCTTAGTTAGAATTGTGAACTTATAAGACCAATATTAGAATAATATATGTGCCTCCTGAAGCATTTGTCATGTCTTGCGTTACTGATTTGGTGGCTTTTTGGTTATCTATTCTTCAGTTCAGGTTAGCATTTTTATATCCCCCTCCCCCTTGTTCCCATAGTTGCAGATGGCTGTTTTATCCTTCTGCTATTCTTTCTGTACTCCTTGATGATACATCTAAAGCTTGCTGTGGTCCAGATGCTCTTTTCTATGTACTGCTTTTTCAAGTTGCTGGTACTACTTTTACTAAGTTGTACCTGGTATCACACTGACTTCATTCCATAGTCATTTTCCTGGTATTAGATTTTAAGAACAAATTATTGTTGTTACAGTCCTCATGCATTTGCTTATGTAATGCTTGTACATGTCTCTTGATGCTATTACTAAGTTGTAAGTGGTGTCACACTGACTGCACCCATCTATTAGATTTTAAGTACAAATTATATAATTGTCAGAATATATGATTCACTGAAACTCCTGCACAGTGACTCAGGTACTTATATGACATACCTGGAACATTTCTATTTTAACAATGCCATTACTGTTTTAACTGTTAAATTGGTTTCCTATTAATAATGCCATTTATCGTTCTTGTTTTGTTAATATATGTGCATGCTGCTGCATCTCTCTTCTTTATGGTTGCttcattgctttttttttttcacctttatttttatacaaaattttgatgaatgACATTTATCGTTTTAAATGAAAAACCTCACTTTTATGTTGTAATAGCAGGCATATACCAATTCGTTACCCAGCAACTTGTTGGCATCAACTGTTCCGCCTGCAAGAGAGTCTGATCTTCCATACTCCCCCTTTCCTATTACACAATCAATGTCGACAAAGTACAGCAATGCAGTGTCTTCAATCAGTGGTTCAACCATTTCTGTGACAGAGGTATCCCATCGAAAACAACTCATTGAATTTCTTTTCCCAAGAATTTGAGATCAATTAGTTCATTCTGGAAATGAGAACTAACATGGATGTTTCCTCAATCTCATAGGGGATTTTGCCCTTTCTAATAGATGGATGGCATgtttgttataataaaattagagtAAGCGAGCAATATGGATACAAATGCTGTGATAACCTTGGTGACTGAAACTTTTACATTTGAAGGATATTGTGAATTCAgcaaaatattttccaaatactCTTGGCTGACTACCTAGTTTGATGTCTTATGTTAAACCTTGGAAGCACTAATTGGAGTATGGGTGGCAGATTATAGGGTGGGGTTGAGGAAGTGCATTTGTAAGTTGGTTCTAAGTTTTAGGCATACACGCATGTGGATGGTTTTACCAATAAAGATATATCTGGAATGTTGATAGAATGGAGTTGTGCTTGTcttatttcaaaacttgatcATATGATTGGTTAATAACTTTTTCCTTgtcttatgaaaattttagcCTAATttacttatccaaaaaaaaaaagaagaaaattttagcCTAAAGgcacttattttatttctagGAATTTTTTATGCTAATTTCAGAGTCAAGATGCCTATTGTTTGTgttattgtattattttttctttcttttatgaaatatttaattttcttgatgACTGAGTAATCCAAGCTATACTATGGTACTCATGTACAAACTATCTACAAAATCAAGGAGTAGTTGATTTCCTCCCTAAAGCAGCTAAGTGTCTAGCCACCTATAGAGTTTGCTTAGAATCTTCCAGAACTCTTCCgttcctttccttccatatAGTTCAGAACACATGTAAAGGTGTCATCCTTTACCAACTTCATTCTTTGACCCACCCACAAATTTGTCATGCCTCCCACTGACATGACAGACTTCCCTTGGAAGGACTCAAGCCAGTCCAAATAAAGAAACCACCAAAAACTAAACCGGATGTCCAGTGATAGCTTAGAACATAATCCGCTGATTCTTCATGTTGCTTGCAAAGACAACAGCCATTCGTTAAAGTTCAACCTCTCTTCATTAAATCATCATTTGTGAGAATATTTTCCCAAATTGCCTTCCAATTGAAAAACCTAATCTTAGATGACACTATAGAAGCTCAAATCTCTCTAGCTAGGAAGGACCATGTGTTAGAGACTTGTATGAATTAACTGAGAATATGTCGATCTTGGATGCCTTCTGTACTAGCTTATCCTTGGAGTCAACCTGAATGTACATCAAAGGTGCAAAAACTCTTCCACCAGCTCCAAATCCCAATCAAAGATGGTTCATGTTAAACTAGGATTCCAACATGTTGCCCCACCTTTCCTTGCCTCCCAATATTCCACAACACAAGTATCACAGATATAGTGAAAAGAGCTTTTTCAGACACTTATATTCACTCCTAGAATCCTAAAGTGAAATGCAAGGAGGGTAGATGTTTGGTATTACAGAAGGAACTCTAGGAATCACTTCTAGAAACCTTTAGGCTTCACACCTAGGTGCTCTTTGTATCACAAAAAGAATATAGTAGATGCTGGAAAATTTgatcattcattcattcattgattTCTTTTAGAAGACAGATCAACTACAATATAGAAGTTATTTAGAGACTTATAACTGTAGTAATGCAGCTTGAAATAAACTTAGACTAACTACCATACCACATTAAAAGACTTTTGGACAATGATAACATTAATGACTGAAAATAATAACTTATGACCATTGATTAGGCCCAGAATCTGACTTCTGGAAAGTATTTCTAGGCTGAACCCATATTGAATTATATGAGATCCCAGCTAAGCCCATGATCATTAAAGCTTGGGCATTAGAGCCCATTCCCTTGTGCCTTTGGTAAACTATTAAAGGTGCCTGCCACTTGTCTCCATCAAGTGTTCTCATTTCTATTATGTTCATTTATGgacaatttctttcttttattttttgagtcTTCACTATCCTATGTTATAAGATTGGATGCTCTTGTGAAggttcatttaatttgatagtCACAGGCTCACATGAGATGCCAAAAGCACTTATTTACTTCATCTATATGCCCTAGTTCAACAGGCAGTATCATCTTCTAACCACCTTCTTCATCTCCTCCTCCTAGACACTGGTCTTGTAGCTATCGatataaaattttggtttaaatTCAGTCAGGTACTTGCATGACACTTCTTTACTTGGTCCATCTGCTCTGTTTTAACAAGTGATGTCCTTTTGAAAGCCCCGCTTCTTCCTCCTAGATGATTGATCTAAGATAGTAACACAATCCACTCTGGCTTCCACTTTCTACTTGCCATCAATTTTAGCCATTCCCTTGTTCTACTACTAAATTTAACATAGTTTCCATTTGTTATTTGTCTCCCACTTTTCTTGAATCTTTTGATCCTAAAATATCTCCTGCTGCCTAAATTTTAAGTTCATTAATCTGCAAACAACATATCCTTCTATTTGTGTAATTGTTTTTGTTCCCCCTTCTTTGTTTTGTACTCTCCCCCATTGGCTGTAACTTGGGTCTGTTGTCTGTACTTCGGGTGCTCCTTTTTAGGTCTCTTTTATGTATTTGATTGTTACCTCTCAAAAAGATGCACACTATTGTGTGATAGAAGAATGACAAAATTTGATcagctaaatttttttttgtaatcaacAAGAAGACCTCCAGCAAAATCCTTCAAATTTGGagataaaacataaaagtaCATGGGTTCCAAAACCTCTGTGTCTATTATCCGTTTTTAAAAAGAACATTGGTTCATTTCATTGCATAACCtctggaaaatagaaaaatttatgTTTGATCTCCTTTCTCTAGCCTATTATCCGACaatgttgtttcattttattctgTTGTATATTTTTGgagtaatgtttttttttttttcttttcctcattgCATGAAATAGAACCTGGAAATTCCTCATCCTTGTCCTttgccacttgagccaggcctgaAACCCACTTCAAATCCAAACACACTCACATCATGCTACAAGGGATAGAATGTGATGTCATGCAGTCAAATGCAAAATCACAATGAATATGATTCAAAAAGGATTCACTCATGCATAATGAGAAGAATTTTATCTTTAGAACTTAATGTCCCACCAATGGGCTGTAGCTCAGTTGGCATATTGAAAGGGCAACCTCAGGAGGATTGGGAGTTTGAGTCAACTAAGCCAGGGTTGTGCTGCCTAAAACTAAAAAACCAATTTATGATTTCGTTGAGAAGACTTGGCCTAGCAGATGGAGATAATAGATGATAGGGGGTCGGTGAATTATAGCGGGTCAGGACGGGACAGGGGGTATCAAGAGTGTGTTACATGAGGATTTGAATTGTGTCATGGAATGTAAGGGGGGCAAATGACAGAGAGAAGAGGAAATTGATTAAAGATGTGATCAAAACCCAGAAAGCAGATTTAGTGTGtctccaagaaacaaaattgCAGGAGATGACGAGTGCAATTGTGAGGAGTTTAGGGGTAGGAAGATGTTTGGAATGGGGGGCTTTGAATtcaaggggggggggggggggggtgttctGGGACAATAGGGTGTTGCAGTTGGAGGAAATGGAGGTGGGCAATTATTCAGTTTCTTGCCGGTTCAAGAATGTTGAGGATGGATTTTGCTGGGCGTTTTCAGGAGTTTATGGGCCCTCTGTGAAGGTGGAGAAAGAGGAGTTTCTGAGCGAATTGGGGGCCATCAAAGGGCTGTGGAATGAACCGTGGTGTGTTGCTGGCGACTTCAACATGATAAGAT of the Vitis vinifera cultivar Pinot Noir 40024 chromosome 10, ASM3070453v1 genome contains:
- the LOC100245196 gene encoding uncharacterized protein LOC100245196 isoform X1 — protein: MSGGGGGGGGGGVGSMRGGGGGGGGVSSVNGKGSGGISTIPAASRKMVQSLREVVNCSEQEIYAMLKECNMDPNDAVHRLLSLDPFHEVKSKKDKRKESKDTTESRSRSVNSTSTRGSRGGTDRFAGRSSSNQFSSTDSGTSHGKSAYKKENGTNAYTTYPAVGVAGNSMNWRPPTTSETVATEKILTIGTSDGITSSSQPSSGFQSAWLGVPGHVSMADIVKKGRPHGKASATPNTSYPNVTNHQVLAPSSTALHHDLHSYDHVSKVSDMNPEPGIAAKQNVPPNDEWPLVEQLPSASVSSLLEPSADSQPFTDQSNLPLDSNQHINPQLDEAQDEDDSSDENLNEDHVISASVSSRKIQEDNSGGASLFDNDLYENMGSYQPHRHAFEHHEAEDVGVPVSSVATNMQELTLQEDPRPKPEEDDHSVIIPNHLQVQHADFSHLSFGSFRSGISSSFSGPFASRSVKNSLEDASTVADTPVGHSETRNPDYYEDEHLRTTSDGNMAHRTAAIAGSYDSPSASQPEALKQEASEAAQGNQYNFPSSASGYTFETSQQLNPAFPHSQTSSQMQNLAPFSSVMQAYTNSLPSNLLASTVPPARESDLPYSPFPITQSMSTKYSNAVSSISGSTISVTEALKTGSFSTPQPTPQTLPSTSVATGPALPQHLPPVHPYSQPGLPLGHFANMIGYPFLPQSYTYMPSAYQQAFAGNSTYHQSLAAVLPQYKNSVSVSSLPQSAAIASGYGAFGSSTSIPGNFSLNPPTAAAGTTIGYDDVINSQYKDGNHLISLQQQNENSAMWVHGPGSRTMSAVPANTYYSFQGQNQQPGGFRQGQQPSQHFGALGYPNFYHSQAGISLEHQQQNPRDGSLSGSQGQASKQSQQIWQNNY
- the LOC100245196 gene encoding uncharacterized protein LOC100245196 isoform X2; the encoded protein is MSGGGGGGGGGGVGSMRGGGGGGGGVSSVNGKGSGGISTIPAASRKMVQSLREVVNCSEQEIYAMLKECNMDPNDAVHRLLSLDPFHEVKSKKDKRKESKDTTESRSRSVNSTSTRGSRGGTDRFAGRSSSNQFSSTDSGTSHGKSAYKKENGTNAYTTYPAVGVAGNSMNWRPPTTSETVATEKILTIGTSDGITSSSQPSSGFQSAWLGVPGHVSMADIVKKGRPHGKASATPNTSYPNVTNHQVLAPSSTALHHDLHSYDHVSKVSDMNPEPGIAAKQNVPPNDEWPLVEQLPSASVSSLLEPSADSQPFTDQSNLPLDSNQHINPQLDEAQDEDDSSDENLNEDHVISASVSSRKIQEDNSGGASLFDNDLYENMGSYQPHRHAFEHHEAEDVGVPVSSVATNMQELTLQEDPRPKPEEDDHSVIIPNHLQVQHADFSHLSFGSFRSGISSSFSGPFASRSVKNSLEDASTVADTPVGHSETRNPDYYEDEHLRTTSDGNMAHRTAAIAGSYDSPSASQPEALKQEASEAAQGNQYNFPSSASGYTFETSQQLNPAFPHSQTSSQMQNLAPFSSVMAYTNSLPSNLLASTVPPARESDLPYSPFPITQSMSTKYSNAVSSISGSTISVTEALKTGSFSTPQPTPQTLPSTSVATGPALPQHLPPVHPYSQPGLPLGHFANMIGYPFLPQSYTYMPSAYQQAFAGNSTYHQSLAAVLPQYKNSVSVSSLPQSAAIASGYGAFGSSTSIPGNFSLNPPTAAAGTTIGYDDVINSQYKDGNHLISLQQQNENSAMWVHGPGSRTMSAVPANTYYSFQGQNQQPGGFRQGQQPSQHFGALGYPNFYHSQAGISLEHQQQNPRDGSLSGSQGQASKQSQQIWQNNY